The Mucilaginibacter defluvii genome contains the following window.
TACTGATGAAAAGAGTTTTAATAGCGCTCATGCTGATGATGGGCCTGCAACCGGCCTCTGCGCAAATGCGTTTTTTGCCAAAATTTGTACGTAAAATGCTGTTTGAGCAGGACAGCAGCAAACACAGCAGCTTTTTTATTCTACCTGTAATCAGCTCCGCGCCCGAAACCGGCTTTGAGGGCGGCGGCTCCGCACTTTATTCTTTTTATACCGATACCCTTAACGAGGGCACCCGGGTATCAAACATATTTGGCTATGCTACCGTAACCACCAAAGGGCAAAGCCGCTTTAGCCTGAGTACCAACTACTGGACGCCGCAGAATAAATACCACTACACGGCTACCATCAGCTACATCAACTTTCCGTTTGATTACTTTGGAACCGGCAACGAGACCAACAAAGCCAACCTCGACCGCCTCGGCCAAAAACGCCTGCGTATAAACCTTACTGCCGAAAAGCGTGTAAGCAAGAACATCTATCTGGGCTTAGCGGCAGGCGGGCTTGATTATAAGTTTACCGATAAAGAGCCAGGCGGCATTTACCAAAACCTGCAACGCTCAGAACAACCAGGCGGCGGCAGCATACTATTTGCGGGGCCAAGTTTTGTGTTTGACGACCGTAATAACAACACCTACACCACAAAGGGAGCCGTAGTGACTGCCTATTTTAACTTTATGAAGGGCATGTTCAGCAATAACGATTACCGCGGCGGCCTGTTCAATATTGAGTATGCGCAGTTTTTCCCGATCAGTAAAAAACTCGTTTTAGGCTTCAATGCGCAGGAGCAGAGTCTGGTTGGCGCGCGCGAGCCGTTTTACCTGCTGCCAACTTTGGGTAATGATGAAATTATGCGCGGCTACTACAATGGCCGCTTTCGCGACAGAAACCTGATTGCCGCGCAAACCGAATTGCGCTATCGCATAAGTAACCGTTTTGGTATTGTGGGCTTTGGCGGCGCAGGCAAGGTTTTTAATAACTCCTTTAATTTTGACGGACTAAAGCCTAGCTACGGCCTGGGCGGCCGCTACTTTTTTGATGTGGAGAAAGGCCTCAGCATGCGCGTTGATTACGCCCTTGGCGAAAAGCGCCCCGGCGAAAGCAGGCAAAGCGGCTTATACCTTAGCCTGGCCGAAGCTTTTTAATATAAGAAATGCATTCACAAAACACACTTCACCCCGCGGGGATTTAGGAGTGATAAAACCTTATAACCATTGTAATGTTTTTGTTGCATGTTGCACTTTACGTGCAATCTCCGTCTATAGCTATAAATATATATACATACGATCATGAAGAAATTAATGATGATGGTGGCCTTTTTTGCCGCAACATATGGAGCCTTTGCTCAAACTGCCGATTTGCGCCGTAAAATAGAAGTTACCGGCATTGCCGAAAAAGAAGTAACACCGGATATTATCAATGTATCTGTATCATTACGGGAGTACATGGACGGTAAGAAAAAGATCAGCATAAGCGAACTGGAAAAACAATTGGAGAAGGCGGTAGCTGCCGCAGGCGTTGCTAAAGAAGATTTTACCGTTAACAACGTTTCCAGCTGGAATATGGCTACCGAAAAGAAGAAAAACCCCGACTTTTTGGTAAGCAAACAATACAGCATCAAGTTTCGCGAGCTGAATAAATACAACCAGATATTAAGCAAGATTGATCCGAAAGGCATCCAGTCAACCAATATCGACAGCTACGACTACTCGAAAATTAACGAGCTGAAAAAGGAACTGAAAATACAGGCCCTGTTATCAGCTAAAGAAAAAGCCACTTACCTGGTAACTGCGTTGGGCGATAAGCTGGGCGGTGTGATCAACATATCTGAAACAGATAATAGCAGCTTTCCGCAGGCGCGCATGTATGCCAACATGAGCATGAGGGGTGCCGCCGAAGCGGGCGACGTAGCCGAATCAGACATCGACTTTAAAAAGATAAAGCTGAGCTTTCAGATCAATGCTGTGTTCGAGATCAAGTAATTTAGATAACTATACAAAAAGCAAAGGCGGCTTCCTTAACCGGAGCTGCCTTTTTTTGTAAGCGGCTTAACAAATAAAATAAATATATTTGATGATTAACCTTTATTATGAAAATACTTGCCTTACCCTTATTTGTATTGCTGGCTGTGAATGTATTTGCACAAAAACAAACCCCCATAACGCTATACCCTGATGGTGCCCCGGGCGCAAAATCCACCCCCAAAACCTATCAGGAAAAATTAGAGAATGGCAGCTGGATATTAAAGGTAAGCACACCAACACTCACCCCCTACTTACCTGCAGCAGGTACGGCCAATGGTACTGCAGTTATTGTGCTGCCGGGTGGTGGCTACGCCGGTTTGGCATCGGCACACGAGGGTGAGGCCATAGCGCGTGAGTTTAACAAGATTGGCGTTACCGCATTTTTGCTAAAATACCGCCTGCCCAGTGATTCCATCATGACGGATAAAAAGATAGGGCCACTGCAGGATGTGCAGCGAGCCATACAAATAGTACGTGAGCGCGCTGCCGAGTGGAAGATAAACCCTGACAGGATAGGCATCATTGGCTTTTCGGCCGGTGGACACCTGGCCTCAACCGCTATTACGCATTTTCAAAAAGCAGTTATCCCGAATAAAAACAACACTAATCTGCGCCCCGATTTCGGGATGCTGATATATCCGGTGATCAGCTTTGGAGAGTTTACCCATCAGGGCTCAAAAGAAAACCTGATCAGCAAAAACCCGGCTCCCGAACTGGTTAACGAATTCAGCAACGAGCTGCAGGTTACGACCCAGACACCGCCAACGTTTTTAATACATGCCGAGGATGATACCGTAGTGCCCGTTCAAAACAGTTTGCTGTTTTACAATGCCTTACTTGCCAACAAAATAAAGGCTGAGATGCACCTATACCCGGCAGGCGGGCACGGTTTCGGCTTGGTAAACCCAACCACTAAAGAGCTTTGGTTCAGCAGCCTTACCAACTGGATGGCCGCCAACGGCTGGCTGGGTAAGTGAGTTGGTGAATGGTGAGTGGTCAGCAGTGATTGGTGAGTAGTATTACGGTTTTAGCTTGTAATTAAAATCTATTAAAAAAAGCCTACCATTCACCAATCACAATTCACTACTGACTACTGACCACTCACTATTCTACAATCTCCAGCAGTTCGTTCAATTCGTCAACCTTATCGGTTGAGCCTAACTGCTCGTACGCGCTGATGAGGTTGCGTATTACGCGTTTAATAATTTCGGTATTTGAGCAGGGCTCGTAAAATTGCTTATCGGGCATTAGTTTCAACTGCTTTAAAAACATATCCACATCGCGCCGGCCGAATATAAAACCCTTGTTAAAGGCGTTTATGTAAAAGAGTATGCCGCTTTCAAACTCGCTTTGCATGCCCTCATCCAGGTAAGCCAATATAAAATGCTGCGGCAGGTTAACGCCATACACCGGTATATCAAGCTTTTGGGCTATAATGGAATAAATTATAGCGAGTGATATCTGGTTACCTTTTTTGGTTTCGAGCACCTGGCTAATGTAACTGTTCTGCGGATCCTGGTGATTGGTGGTATTGCCGCTAAAGCCGTATATATTATAAAATACATGGTTAATCAGCTTCACCTGCTCAACCGGGCTGCCCTCGTTCATCATTTGCAGCCATATATCTCGCTTAATAGCTTCTATCTGGTTAATTACCTTTTGTTCATCAAGGTCGGGGTACTGGTAGCGGTTTATTATGAGTGCCCCCTGTAGCAAGTCGAACGCGCCGCTGTGTATCCACAATTTAAGATCGTTTTTTAACTGGCCAAACTGAATTTCGTGCACCAGGTTGGCAATTCGCTCCTGTAAAAGCGGATCAAAAGCCTCGGTAAAAGCAGTTTCAAGCGGTTCTATCGCGCTGCCACCTAATGATAGCAACTTATCATGCACATGCTCAAATACCTCTGCGTCCGGGTCGTCGAGCAATTTTATTAATGAGTTTATTTCGGATGTATTTAACATGCTTATCAGTAAAGTATTACTATTTATCTATTTTTACAACCATGTTCAACATAAGGTTTGCGGCCGACTACCTGCGGCATCGTTTTAAAGCAAAAACCCGCCATGGTATCCACTCCCCTTTTGTGTACCAACTGGTTGATAAGGTAATATACGATTTTGAGCCCAAAAAAGTGTACGCCGATATAGAGCAGGTTCGTAAACATTTACTTGCCGATGACCGGACCATCACCGTTACCGACCTTGGCGCCGGTTCGCATGTAAACAACAACAAGCAGAAACACATCAGCCAGATTGCCAAGAACGCGCTTAAACCACCAAAGCTCGCTCAGCTATTGTACCGCCTGGCTGCCTATACCAACCCGGATAGCATTATTGAACTGGGCACCTGCCTTGGCGTTACCACGCTTTACCTGCAACAAGCCGCGCCCGAAGCCCAGGTACACACGCTCGAGGGTTGCCCGCAAACGGCGGCAGTGGCCGGGCAGCAATTCGCCGGTCAAAAGCTGGATAACATTGCCCTAACCGTAGGCAACTTTGATGATACGCTTTACAACGTAATTAACAGTTTGCCAAAACTTGATTTTGTGTTTGTGGATGGCAACCACCAAAAGGACGCTACACTGCGCTATTTTGAATGGTGCCTGCCGCATGTGCACGAAGACACCCTGCTGATTTTTGATGATATTTACTGGAGCGAAGGCATGAAAGAAGCTTGGGCACAAATAAAAGCACACCCGCAGGTAACCGCTACGGTCGATCTGTTTTGGATTGGGCTGGTTTACTTCAAAAAAGGGCAGGCTAAAGAAGATTTTCTGATAAAGTTTTAAACGACACTTCACCCGGCTCCTTTCTGAGGAGAGGAAGTCGAACATATGAATTAAAATACACAGATCGTTAAACAACTAAATTCCGGCATCAGTAATACCCGGAGTACACAAACTGCGGCAAAGCACAACCTTTAACCGGGTAGGACGCAGCCGGCAGTTTTGCTTCTTTTGTCTGCACAAAAGAAGTTGAGGACAAGTAACGAAGCGATTTTAAGATAGTGCTATTGTTAGGTTGTTGTGCTTTTATTATCGTTAGCCTGCTCTTGGGTGCAGGGCCCGGTTAATTCCCTTGGTGCGAAAGTAACCAAACATCAAGCCGGAAAAAACCTTCGGCCGCACTGGCCATAAACTCGGCCCGGTTTTCCGGCAGGCCAACGCTCTTTTTTAATCTCAACTGTCATTTCAAACGAGGCACGAGCGAGAAATCTGCTGCTTGATTATGAATGCGGATAGATTTCTCGCTATCGCATCGAAATGACAGCAAAAGTTAAATATTAATTTATCCAGTCAAACTTAGTATAAGGAACCAATACTTCCGGTATTTTAATACCTTCTTCTGTTTGATTATTTTCTAATAGCGTAGCTACTATACGCGGCAAGGCCAGTGCGCTGCCATTTAGCGTGTGAGCCAACTGCGTTTTGCCCTCGGCGTTACGGAAACGCAGTTTAAGGCGGTTGCTCTGGAAGGTTTCAAAGTTTGATACAGATGATACTTCCAGCCAGCGTTGTTGGGCCGCGCTCCAGGTTTCCATATCATACGTTAACGCTGATGCAAAACCCATGTCGCCACCGCATAAACGCAGCACCCGGTATGGCAGACCAAGCTTTTGCAGCAAACCTTGCACGTGTGCGCTCATTTCTTCCAACACACTATAAGAGTTATCCGGATGTACCACCTGTACTATTTCTACCTTATCGAACTGGTGCAGGCGGTTAAGGCCGCGTACATGTGCACCGTATGAGCCCGCCTCACGGCGGAAACATGGCGTATAGCCGCAGTTTTTAACCGGCAATTCGTCGCCTTTTAATATCACATCACGGTACAGGTTGGTTACTGGTACCTCGGCGGTGGGTATCAGGTACAGGTTATCAATACCTGCATGATACATCTGGCCCTCCTTATCAGGTAACTGGCCGGTGCCGAAGCCCGATGTCTCATTAACCAGTAACGGAACAATCACCTCGCTGTAACCACCCTTTTCGGCCTCATCTAAAAAGAAGCTGATCAGCGCGCGCTGCAGTTTGGCGCCTTTACCTTTATATACCGGAAAACCGGCGCCGGTAATTTTAACACCCAGTTCAAAGTCAATTAAGTTATATTTTGCGGCCAGTTCCCAATGTGGCAAAGCGTTGCCTGGTAGCTCCGGCTTGGTGCCGTGCTCTAACACGATCTCATTTTCTTCCGGCGTTAAGCCTTTGGGTACCGAGCTGTGCGGCAGGTTAGGCAATAGTACCAGCTTTTGCTGCAGTTCGGCCTCAAGGGCGGCAAGCTGCTCGCCGTATTGCTTAATATCTTCCTTCCATTTACCGGTACTGGCTTTAATGGCTTCGGCTTCTTCTTTTTGCCCGGTACGCATCAGCTCACCAATTTTTTTGGCGGCGGCATTTGCTTCGGCGGATACACTGTCTGACAGGTTTTGGGTTTGCCTGCGTTTTTCGTCAAGCTCAATAATGTTGTCAACCAGTTCGGGCTGCTTAAAATTTTTAACAGCCAGGCGTTCCAGCACTTGTTCCCTGTTCTCGCGGATGTAATTTACCTGAAGCATTTTCTATTTATATGATTTTTGGCAAAGATATAAACTTAATGGGTTTGCACAGGCAGCAACTCAAATGTATAACCCTGGCTTTTCCACAAACCCAAGGCTCTCGGCAATACGTACTCCAACCGGTTAAAGGCCTTCAAACTATCGTGAAATACCACTATTGATCCCGGGCGGGTATATTTTAACGTTTTTTTCAGGCAACGCTCGGGCTTGAGCGTCATGTCAAAATCGCCGCTTAGCACATCCCACATAATAATGTCCAGCTCTGGGTTAAGCGCCTTTAGCTGGTCTGCCTGCGAACGTTTAATGCGTCCGTATGGTGGCCTGAAAAGATTGGTATGCAGCAGTTCGTCTGCCTGTTTAAAGTTATCAAGGTAGGTGTCATCGTCTGTTTTCCACCCCTTAAGGTGATTAAAGGTATGGTTGCCTATGGCATGCTCCTCGCGCTTTACCTGCTCAAAAATTTCCGGGTGCTTGCGTACGTTGTCGCCGATGCAAAAAAAGGTGGCCTTAGCGCCATACTCTTTTAAAATTTTTAGCACATAAGGTGTAACAATAGGTATAGGCCCATCGTCAAAGGTCAAAAAAATGCTTCGGCTGCTCGTTTTAATATCCCATATTAGTTTAGGATAGAGCAGTTTTAACAAACGAGGGGTTTTAAACAGGTACATAGGTACAAATTAAGCTAATTGTTTCATTTTAAAAACAGAAGTTGAGTACAGGTATATTTAGATGCCTTATTACAAAATATTTATGAACCGATATATACTCAAACGTTCCGGGCTTAAACTCTTAATGCTGATGCTCTGCATGCCGGCGGTAAGTGTTTTCGCGCAGGAGAAGATAACCCTGCAACGGGCGGTAGAACTCGCACTCGAGCGTAACCTTACCATTAAGCAGGCACAACTCAGCGAAGCGCTTACCGGCGAAGACCTGAAGCAATCAAAATATAACCGGTTGCCCGATCTGAACGTGAATACGCAAGGCTCATTCAACTGGGGCCGAAGCTTGGATCAGTCAACTTATTCCTTCACCAACCAGCGTATATTTACGGCGTTTGGCTCTTTAACATCACAAATTGTGCTGTTTCAGGGCGGGCAATTGCGTAACCAGATCATCCAGAACAAAATACAGCTGGAGGCTGACCGTACCAACACCACCAAGGTTAAGAACGACCTTATATTGAACGTGGTTACCACTTATCTTACAGTGCTGACCAACCAGGACCTGGTAAAGGCGGCGGGCCAGCAGATAGATATTTCAAAGCAAACGCTTGATCGCGCCAACATCAGCTTTAAAGCCGGTAACCAAACCGTGGCGGACCTGTCACAAGCTAAATCACAACTTTCAACCGCTGAACTTAACCGTACCGACGCGCAAAACCAGCTGGAGCTATCCATCCTGACGCTGAAGCAATACATGGAGATGCCGCCCGAAACACAAATAGAGGTGGTGAGGCCCGATGTAAGCCAGCTCTCGGTACAATCCATATTTAACGCCCAGGAAGTACTAAACACCGCCTTAAATGTTAACCCGGATGTCCGCCTGGCCGAATTACAGCGCGATGTACTGAAACAAGCCGTAAAAGTGGCGCAGGGCGCTTACTATCCAACCCTGGTACTGTTTGCTACTTTAGGTTCAAACTATTCAAGCATTTACCAGCGTGCCGGCCGTCCTTACGCTACCGGGGAGTTTAACCCGATAGGTGTGGTTAATAATGCGGCTCGTGATACTGTAGTTACACCGGCTTTCGCTACACCGTTCACCAAGCCATCGGTATTCGGACAATTGAGTGATAACTTTTACCAGTCGATAGGTTTAAATCTATCAATACCTATCTTCCGTCGCTTTGCTACCCGTACAGCGGTGCGTAAAGCAAAAATTCAATACCAGAATGCCGAAGTTCAGGCTCAATTATCACGAAACAACCTGAGCAAGATCATCTACCAGGCCGTATGGGATGCCCAAGCGGCGCAAAAACGCTATATATCGGCGCAGCAAACCTACCAGGCCAATAAGGATGCTTACAATGCCATATTGCAGCGCTTTAATGTAGGTTTAGTAAATTCGCTCGATCTGAATACATCGTTAACCAATTTTAATAAAGCTGAGTTTGATATGATACAGGCCCGTTACCAGATGGTGTTCAGAAGCAAAGTGATTGACTATTACCTGGGAAAACCGATTTCGTTATAACTATTAATTTGAATCATGGGAAAGACTACAAAATATATTCTGATCATTGCCGGGGTACTTGCGCTGTTGCTGATCATAGGTAAATTGACCGGCTTTTTGGGCGGGCCAAAGAAAACACAGGTAGCTACTGAAAAGGCTGCCGAACGTACCATCACCGAATCGGTATCGGCAAGCGGAAAAGTTAAACCGCACGTTGAGGTAAAAATAAGTGCCGAGGTATCTGGCGAGGTAGTTGACCTGCCAATTAAGGAAGGCGACGTGGTTAAAAAAGGCCAGTTGTTGTGCCGCATCCGTCCGGACATATTGCAATCAGGCTATGAGCGTGCCGTGGCATCATACAATACCCAAAAAGCTACCGTTGGCAATTCGGCTCAGATGTTGAAACAGGCCGAGGCAAACTTTAACAACCAGGCATCCATCTATAAACGTAATAAAGAGCTTTACGAGAGCAAAGTAGTAACCGCTGCCGAGTTTGAAACCGCAAAAGCTAATTACGAGAGTGCCAAAGCCAACCTGGAAGCAGCTAAGCAAAGTGTTATAGGCGCTAAGTTTGGCCTTGATCAATCACAGGCATCTGTAAAAGAAGCTCAGGACAACCTGGCCAAAACGTCTATCTACTCTCCGGTGGATGGCGTAGTGTCCAAACTATCCATTGAAAAAGGCGAGCGCGTATTAGGTACTATCCAGATGGCGGGTACGGATATCATGACGATATCTGACGTGAACGCGATGGACGTTAACGTTGATGTAAACGAGAACGATATTAACCGCGTGGCCGTTGGCAATGAGTCGGACATAGAGGTAGATGCCTTTTTAGGTAAAAAATTCAAGGGTAAGGTGATCGAGATAGGCAGCTCGGCCAACGTGGTGGGTACCAATGCCGACCAGGTGACCAACTTCACGGTTAAAGTACGTATAGACCCGGAATCATATAAAGCCTTAATGGCGGGCAAAGAGGGTACACCGTCGCCTTTCCGTCCGGGCCTTACCGCTACCGTTGAGATCAAGACTAATAATGTTAAGGGCCTGTCGGTACCTATACAATCGGTTACCACGCGCGAAGATGAAAAGAAAAACGCAGCCGCCGACAAAAAAGCGGATGACGATGACGATGACAAAAAACAATTAAGCGCGCCGGTTAAAGAGTATGTATTTGTTTACAGCGCCGGTAAAGTAAAACAGGTGCAGGTAAAAACCGGCATACAAGATGATGCTTACATTCAAATATTATCGGGCGTTAAAGCCGGAGATGAGGTGGTATCAGCCCCTTACTCAGCCATCTCAAAAACTTTGAAGGATAATGAGGAAGTAGAAAAGGTTGATAAATCAAAACTTTTCGGCACAGAAGAAAAGAAGTAGTAGTTTAGTTTATAGTGTTAATATGGAAAAGGGCTTGCTTATGCAGGCCCTTTTTGGTTTTGTAACCATAAATTTTTATTAAGAAATAGTTCGTTACCTGTCCTGAATTTCTTTTGAACGATCAAAAGAAACAAAACTCGCCGGCTATGTCCTGCCCGTTGAAGGGGTGTACCTGGGCAAAGCTTTTACTATTCCGGGCATTACTGATGCCGTAGAATAGGTTATTGAAGACTTGTGCTTTTAAGAAAAATCATTTCGAAGCGTCAGCGAGAAATCTGCCTGCATTCATAGCAGCGCGACAGATTTCTTCTCTCACTCGTTAGAAAGGACAAAATTTATTACAGCGGCAACTCCGATGTCTTTAAAAACTTTACCTGGAAAAGCTTGTCCCAGTTTTTGCCGGTTACAAATATCCGTTTACCCTTGGTATCATAAGCTATACCGTTAAGCACGTCGGCATTGGCGTTGCGCTTCTCTTTTGGGTACAGGCTGCTCATGTCAATTTTTGCTAATACGGCGCCCGTTTTAGGGTCGATAACTAAAATATCATCACTTAAGTAAACATTAGCGTACAGTTTACCGTCAATATATTCCAGTTCGTTAACCTGGTCAATTTGTTTTTCATTGTCGTAAACATTTATGGCGCCGATCTGGTGGTAGTCGTTCTTATCCAAAAATAAAATACTGTTGCTGCCATCGGTGTTGTAAATCTTCTCGCCGTCAAAGCATAAGCCCCAGCCTTCGGTGCCGGCGGTGTAGCTAAAGGTTTTTAACAGTTTGAACGATTTTTTATCATACACATAGCCAATCTTTTCCTTGTAAGTAAGCTGTACTATTTTATCGCCAACTATGGTGATGCCTTCGGCAAAAACTTTTGGGTCAACCATGGCTTGTTGTACTACTTTTCCGGTGTTCAGGTCAACCCTGCGCAGGCTCGACTGGCCGGTTACATCTTCACCTTCCGGTGGGGTAAGATAACCGCCATCGCTTTCAAACAGAAACCCATCATGGTACTCCAACCCCTCGGTGTATGATGAGGTATCATGCGGATAAACTTTCTCTACCTTAAAAGTATAAACATCCGGCGCTTTGGCAGCCAGTAAAACTACATTGCTGGTAACCTCCCGGCTTTTACCACCGGTAAATACGTTGGCGGTAATTACCTTGTTGCCCAACGGCATACCATCGGTTTTAACCACAACGGCGGCGGTATCTTTACGTGAGCCGATACGCAGCGTATCCAGCATATACACTACCGAGTCGATGCTCGTACCTTCTGGCAGGTTAACTTTAACAGCAAGTTCTTTACCACTGTTAATGCTGGTACCGGCTTCCGGGCTTAAGGTAATGTCGGCAGTTTTTGGTTTATCATCACCGCAGCTTGCTGCGGCCAGCAGCACTGCTCCGGCTAAAAAAAGTTTAAGTCGTTTGTTCATAAGTATCAATCAGCAGATGGCCAAAAGGCATCTTCAATATGTTTTAACGTATAATTCCCGCTTTTATTAAACAGTACCGAAATTATATCAAAACGCACATCGCCCTGGTGATTTGTTATGTAGATGTATTCGTCGGCAGCGTGCGCCATCAGGCGTTGCTTGCGGCTGTCAACAAAATCTTCGGGCGCTCCAAAACCGGTTCCGGTACGGGTTTTAACCTCGGCAAATATAATCACCCTGTCTTTATAAGCGATCAGGTCAATTTCGGCCTTGCCATAGGTCCAGTTCTCATCCAGTATTTCATAACCCATATTTTCCAGATAAGTTTTGGCCAATGTTTCGCCCCGGCGACCTAATTCGAGGTGTAAAGCCATTATTTGAGAATTACCGAACCCAGATAATCAGATATATGCTTTTCAACCTTTTTCATGCGCATGTACTGGTTAAGTAATATTTCCTGATCTTGTTCGCCGGGGGTGTTTTGCAGTTCCTTGCGCAGGTTTTCCAATATCTGGGCAACCTTATGTTTTTTAAGATGGAATATTGCGCCCAGTATGGTGGCTTTCATATTCGCCTGTTCATCAGGTACGGCTATTCTGTGCATCTCGTACCAGTTCTCGCTGAGCGTATAACGCGATGCCAGCATGGTTACCGTAAGGTCAACAATATCTTTATCCGCATGGTGAATGTAATGCTGCTCTTCGGGTAATACGCCATTTTCAACATTGGCCCGGTAGTCTTCTACAAAAGCCTTGCAGGCAGTATTATCAAAAGTAACATCGCTCAGCTCGGCTATCATAAACGGCCCGATGTAGGTATTGGCGATGCCGTCCCAATCAATCATGCGGTTACCGTAAAGTAGTAGCAGCCGGATGATTTCACGTTCCTGAGTATAAGCTTCTTCTCTTTTTTCGGTAGATGGAGCGGCTGTTATGCCCGGCTCATCAAAAAACAAATCTTCTGGCG
Protein-coding sequences here:
- a CDS encoding transglutaminase-like domain-containing protein, with product MLNTSEINSLIKLLDDPDAEVFEHVHDKLLSLGGSAIEPLETAFTEAFDPLLQERIANLVHEIQFGQLKNDLKLWIHSGAFDLLQGALIINRYQYPDLDEQKVINQIEAIKRDIWLQMMNEGSPVEQVKLINHVFYNIYGFSGNTTNHQDPQNSYISQVLETKKGNQISLAIIYSIIAQKLDIPVYGVNLPQHFILAYLDEGMQSEFESGILFYINAFNKGFIFGRRDVDMFLKQLKLMPDKQFYEPCSNTEIIKRVIRNLISAYEQLGSTDKVDELNELLEIVE
- a CDS encoding polymerase, with translation MKRVLIALMLMMGLQPASAQMRFLPKFVRKMLFEQDSSKHSSFFILPVISSAPETGFEGGGSALYSFYTDTLNEGTRVSNIFGYATVTTKGQSRFSLSTNYWTPQNKYHYTATISYINFPFDYFGTGNETNKANLDRLGQKRLRINLTAEKRVSKNIYLGLAAGGLDYKFTDKEPGGIYQNLQRSEQPGGGSILFAGPSFVFDDRNNNTYTTKGAVVTAYFNFMKGMFSNNDYRGGLFNIEYAQFFPISKKLVLGFNAQEQSLVGAREPFYLLPTLGNDEIMRGYYNGRFRDRNLIAAQTELRYRISNRFGIVGFGGAGKVFNNSFNFDGLKPSYGLGGRYFFDVEKGLSMRVDYALGEKRPGESRQSGLYLSLAEAF
- the serS gene encoding serine--tRNA ligase, whose protein sequence is MLQVNYIRENREQVLERLAVKNFKQPELVDNIIELDEKRRQTQNLSDSVSAEANAAAKKIGELMRTGQKEEAEAIKASTGKWKEDIKQYGEQLAALEAELQQKLVLLPNLPHSSVPKGLTPEENEIVLEHGTKPELPGNALPHWELAAKYNLIDFELGVKITGAGFPVYKGKGAKLQRALISFFLDEAEKGGYSEVIVPLLVNETSGFGTGQLPDKEGQMYHAGIDNLYLIPTAEVPVTNLYRDVILKGDELPVKNCGYTPCFRREAGSYGAHVRGLNRLHQFDKVEIVQVVHPDNSYSVLEEMSAHVQGLLQKLGLPYRVLRLCGGDMGFASALTYDMETWSAAQQRWLEVSSVSNFETFQSNRLKLRFRNAEGKTQLAHTLNGSALALPRIVATLLENNQTEEGIKIPEVLVPYTKFDWIN
- a CDS encoding SIMPL domain-containing protein; this translates as MKKLMMMVAFFAATYGAFAQTADLRRKIEVTGIAEKEVTPDIINVSVSLREYMDGKKKISISELEKQLEKAVAAAGVAKEDFTVNNVSSWNMATEKKKNPDFLVSKQYSIKFRELNKYNQILSKIDPKGIQSTNIDSYDYSKINELKKELKIQALLSAKEKATYLVTALGDKLGGVINISETDNSSFPQARMYANMSMRGAAEAGDVAESDIDFKKIKLSFQINAVFEIK
- a CDS encoding alpha/beta hydrolase; this translates as MKILALPLFVLLAVNVFAQKQTPITLYPDGAPGAKSTPKTYQEKLENGSWILKVSTPTLTPYLPAAGTANGTAVIVLPGGGYAGLASAHEGEAIAREFNKIGVTAFLLKYRLPSDSIMTDKKIGPLQDVQRAIQIVRERAAEWKINPDRIGIIGFSAGGHLASTAITHFQKAVIPNKNNTNLRPDFGMLIYPVISFGEFTHQGSKENLISKNPAPELVNEFSNELQVTTQTPPTFLIHAEDDTVVPVQNSLLFYNALLANKIKAEMHLYPAGGHGFGLVNPTTKELWFSSLTNWMAANGWLGK
- a CDS encoding TolC family protein — its product is MNRYILKRSGLKLLMLMLCMPAVSVFAQEKITLQRAVELALERNLTIKQAQLSEALTGEDLKQSKYNRLPDLNVNTQGSFNWGRSLDQSTYSFTNQRIFTAFGSLTSQIVLFQGGQLRNQIIQNKIQLEADRTNTTKVKNDLILNVVTTYLTVLTNQDLVKAAGQQIDISKQTLDRANISFKAGNQTVADLSQAKSQLSTAELNRTDAQNQLELSILTLKQYMEMPPETQIEVVRPDVSQLSVQSIFNAQEVLNTALNVNPDVRLAELQRDVLKQAVKVAQGAYYPTLVLFATLGSNYSSIYQRAGRPYATGEFNPIGVVNNAARDTVVTPAFATPFTKPSVFGQLSDNFYQSIGLNLSIPIFRRFATRTAVRKAKIQYQNAEVQAQLSRNNLSKIIYQAVWDAQAAQKRYISAQQTYQANKDAYNAILQRFNVGLVNSLDLNTSLTNFNKAEFDMIQARYQMVFRSKVIDYYLGKPISL
- a CDS encoding class I SAM-dependent methyltransferase, with translation MFNIRFAADYLRHRFKAKTRHGIHSPFVYQLVDKVIYDFEPKKVYADIEQVRKHLLADDRTITVTDLGAGSHVNNNKQKHISQIAKNALKPPKLAQLLYRLAAYTNPDSIIELGTCLGVTTLYLQQAAPEAQVHTLEGCPQTAAVAGQQFAGQKLDNIALTVGNFDDTLYNVINSLPKLDFVFVDGNHQKDATLRYFEWCLPHVHEDTLLIFDDIYWSEGMKEAWAQIKAHPQVTATVDLFWIGLVYFKKGQAKEDFLIKF
- a CDS encoding polysaccharide deacetylase family protein; the protein is MYLFKTPRLLKLLYPKLIWDIKTSSRSIFLTFDDGPIPIVTPYVLKILKEYGAKATFFCIGDNVRKHPEIFEQVKREEHAIGNHTFNHLKGWKTDDDTYLDNFKQADELLHTNLFRPPYGRIKRSQADQLKALNPELDIIMWDVLSGDFDMTLKPERCLKKTLKYTRPGSIVVFHDSLKAFNRLEYVLPRALGLWKSQGYTFELLPVQTH